The Sediminispirochaeta smaragdinae DSM 11293 genome has a segment encoding these proteins:
- a CDS encoding MetS family NSS transporter small subunit, with the protein MSIGAIIFMIFGLLLTWGGAAVCISIALRKRDL; encoded by the coding sequence ATGTCTATTGGAGCCATTATTTTTATGATTTTTGGGCTTCTGCTCACCTGGGGTGGGGCCGCAGTTTGTATTTCGATTGCATTGCGCAAGCGGGATTTGTAG
- a CDS encoding sodium-dependent transporter, whose product MKRETWGSRAGFILAAVGSAIGLGNIWRFPYMAFENGGGAFLIPYFFALVTAGIPILILEFSLGHKMKGSAPFTFAKLNRKWEWLGWWQVFISFVIAVYYVVIVGWAISYVGYSFTLAWGDKTVAFFTGDFLGLTDSPFHLGGFRWGIVAATLFAWLVSFVVLYAGVKSGIEKANKIFMPLLIVILLIVMVRGVTLPGAADGLERLFRPDFSKMLSGRVWIAAYGQIFFSLSIAFAIMLTYASYLPEKSDIVNNAFMTGLLNCGFSILSGITVFSIIGFMTQQAGGQLPEKLSGVFLAFATIPQAINQLPTMSVLVGVLFFLSLTFAGLSSFISINEVLVSSFADKLNLPRKKVVVGYTLIAGLVSLVFTTGAGLYILDIVDHWVNNFGVVLSGLTELIFIGWICKLITLREHFEPVSDFKVGMWWELTVKFVTPFVLAVTAVQGFIQEFTSPYGGYQLGPLIAYGWAVVLLIVILGVVFGKTKWADPGAFATSKAQS is encoded by the coding sequence ATGAAACGAGAAACGTGGGGCAGCAGAGCGGGATTTATCCTTGCTGCTGTCGGTTCCGCAATTGGTCTGGGAAATATTTGGCGATTTCCTTATATGGCCTTTGAAAATGGGGGAGGAGCCTTTCTTATCCCTTATTTCTTCGCCTTGGTTACAGCAGGGATCCCCATTTTGATACTGGAGTTTTCCCTCGGGCACAAAATGAAAGGGAGCGCTCCCTTTACCTTTGCAAAACTCAACAGAAAATGGGAATGGCTTGGTTGGTGGCAGGTGTTTATCAGTTTTGTCATTGCCGTCTATTATGTGGTTATTGTGGGCTGGGCCATCAGCTATGTGGGGTACTCCTTTACTCTGGCGTGGGGTGATAAGACGGTTGCCTTTTTTACGGGAGATTTTTTAGGTCTCACCGATAGTCCCTTTCACTTAGGGGGCTTTCGATGGGGAATCGTTGCAGCAACCCTTTTCGCATGGCTTGTAAGTTTTGTTGTGCTCTACGCAGGTGTAAAGTCGGGCATTGAAAAGGCTAACAAGATTTTCATGCCACTTTTAATTGTTATTCTGCTGATCGTTATGGTTCGTGGCGTTACCCTTCCCGGGGCCGCAGACGGCCTTGAACGGCTCTTTCGTCCTGATTTCAGCAAGATGCTCAGCGGCAGGGTCTGGATTGCCGCCTATGGCCAGATCTTTTTCAGCCTGAGCATTGCCTTTGCCATCATGCTCACCTATGCAAGCTATCTCCCGGAGAAGTCGGATATCGTCAATAATGCCTTTATGACGGGATTGTTGAACTGTGGTTTCAGTATTCTTTCGGGGATCACCGTGTTTAGCATTATCGGCTTTATGACGCAGCAGGCGGGGGGACAACTTCCTGAAAAACTGAGCGGGGTCTTTCTTGCTTTCGCCACCATTCCCCAGGCAATCAATCAACTCCCGACAATGAGTGTTCTTGTGGGAGTCCTCTTTTTCCTTTCTTTGACCTTTGCCGGGCTTTCGTCGTTTATATCGATTAATGAGGTCCTTGTCTCTTCTTTTGCCGACAAGCTTAATCTTCCCCGGAAAAAAGTAGTTGTCGGTTACACCCTCATTGCAGGCCTGGTAAGCCTTGTTTTTACCACAGGCGCCGGGCTTTATATCCTTGACATCGTCGATCATTGGGTCAACAACTTTGGCGTCGTGTTGTCGGGCTTGACGGAGCTTATCTTTATTGGTTGGATCTGTAAGCTCATTACGTTACGTGAACATTTTGAGCCCGTTTCCGACTTTAAAGTAGGCATGTGGTGGGAATTAACCGTTAAGTTTGTTACCCCCTTTGTCTTAGCCGTTACCGCGGTTCAGGGCTTTATTCAGGAGTTCACCAGCCCCTATGGTGGTTACCAGCTTGGACCGCTTATCGCATACGGTTGGGCCGTTGTATTGCTCATCGTTATCTTGGGTGTTGTCTTCGGTAAAACAAAATGGGCCGATCCCGGAGCCTTCGCAACATCGAAAGCACAGAGCTAA
- a CDS encoding helix-turn-helix transcriptional regulator — MSRSLRFPQIEQLLLDHPEGLHRADIARRLGVHKSTIGRDITLLTSQLPLIEEADGRIRLDRHGYLHTIHLTMHELEALHLSARLFSKVMRFPFPHASAALRKLADAQGRVSPALAARIRDTAEELDEFISASSGDYAAYRKVIEELGIAISEMRPVKISHFSREKQSTRQFHLFPVTLEPHPEGKAVHLIGWDLDAEEPFFRTIKTERIDSVILEASDPDLFACIPTERMMEGLRNAWSIWSTDAPPIPVRLCFSSVVADRVAETQWHSSQNLDYLPDGRLIWSALIAEPKEMYPWIRGWGPDVEILEPEDLRLRHRSDLERGVALYAEKGTTDV, encoded by the coding sequence ATGTCCCGTTCTCTGCGATTTCCCCAGATCGAGCAGCTGCTGCTTGACCATCCGGAAGGCCTGCATCGGGCAGATATCGCCCGACGCCTCGGAGTACACAAATCCACCATCGGCCGGGATATCACCCTGCTTACCAGCCAGCTGCCCCTGATCGAAGAAGCCGATGGTCGCATCCGTCTGGATCGTCACGGCTATCTTCACACCATTCACCTTACCATGCATGAGCTTGAGGCGCTCCATCTTTCCGCCCGACTTTTTTCCAAGGTAATGCGATTTCCCTTTCCCCATGCCTCGGCTGCCCTGCGTAAATTAGCCGACGCTCAGGGGCGGGTGAGCCCAGCCCTTGCTGCTCGAATACGGGACACTGCTGAGGAGTTGGATGAATTTATCTCAGCATCTTCGGGAGATTACGCTGCCTACCGGAAGGTGATCGAGGAGCTCGGCATTGCAATATCCGAAATGCGGCCGGTGAAGATCAGCCACTTTTCCCGGGAAAAACAAAGCACGAGACAATTTCACCTTTTTCCTGTTACCCTCGAACCCCATCCCGAAGGCAAGGCCGTCCATCTCATCGGCTGGGACCTGGATGCTGAAGAGCCCTTCTTCCGCACCATCAAAACCGAACGGATCGACTCGGTGATTCTGGAGGCCTCTGATCCTGATCTCTTTGCCTGCATCCCCACCGAACGCATGATGGAAGGGCTCCGCAACGCCTGGAGCATCTGGAGCACCGATGCTCCTCCCATTCCGGTACGTCTCTGCTTCTCTTCGGTGGTGGCAGACCGGGTTGCCGAGACCCAGTGGCACAGCAGTCAGAATCTCGACTACCTGCCCGACGGCCGCCTTATCTGGTCAGCGCTCATCGCCGAACCCAAGGAGATGTACCCCTGGATCCGCGGCTGGGGCCCCGACGTCGAAATCCTCGAGCCTGAGGATTTACGCCTGCGGCACAGAAGCGATCTTGAACGCGGGGTGGCGCTCTATGCCGAAAAGGGGACAACGGATGTGTAG